One genomic region from Mangifera indica cultivar Alphonso chromosome 17, CATAS_Mindica_2.1, whole genome shotgun sequence encodes:
- the LOC123200946 gene encoding dihydrolipoyllysine-residue succinyltransferase component of 2-oxoglutarate dehydrogenase complex 1, mitochondrial-like isoform X6, which translates to MPAAQAFPLEKLMSALHAYQKNSQQKIFIEYIMLDKVNDEEPHAHQLGKLLETSQVVKIDVASPEAGVIKELVAKEGETMEPCFKIAIISKSGEGVAHVALLEKIPERAAPKPSLAERIEEEKPNPKVETAPVLEKQPKSPSLPPTKCSATEPQLPPKGRERWVPMTRLQKRVATTLKDSQNTFAMLTTFDEVDMS; encoded by the exons ATGCCTGCAGCTCAAGCTTTTCCTCTGGAAAAACTTATGAGTGCACTTCATGCATATCAAAAGAATAG TcagcaaaaaatatttattgagtACATCATGCTGGATAAGGTGAATGATGAAGAGCCACATGCTCACCAGCTTGGCAAACTGCTAGAGACATCTCAAGTG GTAAAAATTGATGTTGCAAGTCCAGAAGCAGGTGTGATTAAAGAG CTTGTAGCCAAAGAAGGAGAGACTATGGAACCATGTTTCAAAATTGCTATCATTTCAAAGTCTGGTGAAGGTGTTGCTCATGTAGCTCTGTTGGAGAAAATACCAGAGAGGGCTGCTCCTAAGCCATCTCTTGCTGAAAGGATAGAAGAGGAGAAGCCAAATCCTAAAGTTGAAACAGCACCTGTCTTGGAGAAGCAGCCTAAATCACCGTCTCTGCCACCTACTAAGTGCTCTGCAACGGAGCCCCAGCTTCCGCCTAAGGGCAGGGAAAGATGG GTTCCTATGACAAGGCTACAGAAAAGGGTTGCTACAACATTGAAGGACTCTCAGAATACATTTGCAATGTTGACAACATTCGATGAAGTTGATAT GTCATAA
- the LOC123200948 gene encoding putative receptor-like protein kinase At3g47110, with translation MELTLVIALLNYRRYKFFSHFILLLHNSMGNILSIYLLLHYCFMATLAMTAKNLTTDQFTLLQFKAHITSDPYSVLAYNWSISNPICSWVGISCGARHERVTALNLSFMDLGGTISPHLGNLSFLVKLDLSYNNFHGHLPNELGQLRRLRIFSVGNNRISGDIPGFIGLLSKLQILELQYNNFSGTIPDVLFNVTTLEGLWARNNNIEGSISPEIAKLTRLKIFFMGYNFLSGSIPWSSIYNSSSLQELRLTGNFLSGSLPDGLCNRLPKLEWLTLSANGFSGQIPGSLGNCSEANVYSLSYNKFTGLIPQNIGNSSKITILNLNDNNLEGDIPQGIGKLKNLRSLTLGFNHLAVGLFPSFILNISSLESFYLDSSGLFGSLPADICKHIPSLEDIRLERNAISGNIPKDIKNCTSLSSLDLRDNKLTGEIPEEIGNLQNLQVLYLDSNSLSGVIPASIFNISTIINISLYENNLSGYLPSTIGQGVPNLELLAIASNELTGTIPTSITNASKLATLDLFSNFFSGLVPNTFGNLKFLEWLNLGMNNFTTESPTAEWNFLSSLTNCRKLKNLFLEYNPLYGVIPLSIGNLSATLESFVASSCKIKGNIPAEMGNLHSLITLDLSENDLNGFIPTTMGNLRNLQGLWLEKNNFLGFIPYELCQLHMLNYLLLSDNMLSGPIPTCMANLTSLRELQLGSNKLNSSIPSSLWTLQYILQVNLSSNSLSGFLSPSIQNLKVLRGLDLSKNLLSGNIPTTLGDLQSLETLSLANNRFEGVIPNTFGALISLLSLDLSNNSLSGEIPKSLEALTYLKNFNVSVNNLQGEIPSKGPFKTFFAQSFLLNHALCGLSRQGVPPCNVDTIKRSKTLVMKYILPSVLPILMVVIVTFVCVRCYYRKKHFSVDRVNSLPLATWRRTSYLEIQQATDDFSECNLLGIGSFGSVFKGTLLDGTIVAIKVFNLQVERVLKSFDSECEVLRNIRHRNLIKVLSSCCNIDFKALILEFMPNGSLEKWLYSHNYFLDILQRLNIMIDVASALEYLHHDYSTPVIHCDLKPQNILLDEDMTAHVSDFGIAKLLDEGDSKTRTLTLATMGYMAPEYGSMGIVSTRGDVYSFGILLMETFTRKKPTDEMFAGEINLKNLVEASLPDAVTEVVDANLLRKENGFAAKVNCLLSIMNLALNCSIESPEQRINMQDAVAKLKKIKLQFQQDVRGT, from the exons ATGGAGTTGACTCTAGTCATAGCTTTGCTGAATTATCGTCGTTATAAGTTCTTTTCACACTTCATACTCTTACTACACAATTCAATGGGTAATATCTTGTCCATCTATTTGCTTTTGCATTACTGTTTCATGGCTACCTTGGCTATGACTGCCAAAAATTTAACAACCGATCAATTTACTCTTCTTCAATTCAAAGCACATATCACTTCCGATCCTTACAGTGTACTGGCATATAACTGGTCCATTTCTAATCCAATTTGCAGCTGGGTTGGTATTTCCTGTGGTGCTCGCCATGAGAGAGTCACAGCCTTGAACCTTTCATTCATGGATCTCGGTGGCACCATCTCTCCACACCTGGGCAATCTCTCATTCCTGGTGAAACTTGATCTTAGTTACAACAATTTCCACGGTCATCTGCCAAATGAACTGGGACAATTACGCCGACTTAGAATCTTTTCTGTCGGTAACAATAGAATAAGTGGAGATATTCCAGGATTTATTGGTCTCTTATCCAAACTCCAAATCCTGGAacttcaatataataatttctcaGGTACCATCCCAGATGTTCTCTTTAATGTAACTACGCTAGAGGGCTTGTGGGCACGCAACAATAATATCGAAGGAAGCATTTCACCAGAGATTGCGAAGCTCACCaggcttaaaattttctttatgggATATAACTTCCTCTCGGGCTCCATACCTTGGAGTAGCATCTACAACAGTTCGTCGCTACAAGAGCTTCGTTTAACCGGCAATTTTTTGTCTGGCAGTCTGCCGGATGGTCTCTGTAACCGTCTTCCCAAACTTGAATGGCTAACTCTATCTGCGAATGGATTTTCTGGCCAGATTCCAGGAAGTTTAGGCAACTGCAGTGAGGCTAATGTTTATTCATTGTCGTACAATAAATTCACAGGGCTCATACCACAAAATATTGGAAATTCGAGCAAGATTACGATTTTGAATCTTAATGACAATAACTTAGAAG GTGACATTCCACAAGGTATTGGCAAGTTGAAGAATCTACGGTCTTTGACTCTTGGTTTCAATCATTTAGCCG TTGGTCTCTTCCCGTCATTCATCTTAAACATTTCTTCTTTGGAGTCTTTTTATCTAGACAGCAGTGGCCTATTCGGCAGTCTCCCAGCTGATATCTGCAAACACATTCCATCACTTGAGGACATTAGACTTGAACGCAATGCGATAAGCGGCAATATTCCTAAGGATATCAAGAATTGTACTTCTCTCAGTTCGTTAGATCTCAGGGATAACAAGTTAACAG GCGAAATTCCAGAGGAGATAGGCAATTTGCAAAATCTACAAGTTCTATATCTAGATTCCAATAGCTTAAGTGGTGTAATACCAGCCTCAATCTTCAATATTTCAACCATAATAAATATTAGTCTATATGAGAATAACCTTTCAGGCTATCTACCATCAACCATTGGCCAGGGGGTTCCCAATTTGGAGCTTCTTGCCATAGCGTCAAATGAACTTACTGGAACAATCCCCACCTCCATTACCAATGCTTCCAAGCTGGCTACGCTAGATCTCTTCTCCAACTTTTTTTCTGGGCTTGTTCCAAATACATTTGGCAACTTGAAATTCCTCGAATGGCTTAACCTTGGGATGAATAACTTCACCACTGAATCGCCTACAGCAGAATGGAACTTTTTGTCTTCTTTGACAAATTGCAGGAAACTAAAGAATCTATTCTTGGAATATAATCCACTGTATGGCGTCATACCACTTTCAATCGGCAATTTATCTGCAACTCTCGAGAGTTTTGTTGCAAGTAGTTGCAAGATCAAGGGCAACATTCCTGCTGAGATGGGTAACTTGCATAGCTTGATAACTTTAGATCTTTCAGAAAATGACTTGAACGGATTTATTCCAACAACAATGGGAAATTTGCGGAATCTCCAAGGTCTGTGGCtagaaaaaaataactttttggGATTCATTCCTTATGAGCTTTGCCAATTACACATGTTAAATTATCTGCTATTGAGTGATAATATGCTTTCTGGACCAATACCAACATGCATGGCAAATTTGACTTCTCTGAGAGAACTGCAGTTAGgctcaaacaaattaaactctAGCATACCCTCATCTTTATGGACTCTTCAGTATATCTTGCAGGTAAACTTGTCATCGAATTCATTGAGTGGTTTTTTATCTCCAAGTATACAAAACTTGAAGGTCTTGAGAGGTCTAGATTTGTCAAAAAATCTCTTGTCAGGAAACATTCCCACCACCCTTGGGGACCTTCAATCTCTTGAAACTCTATCTTTGGCGAACAATAGATTTGAAGGTGTCATCCCTAACACATTTGGGGCATTGATAAGCTTGTTATCCTTGGATCTCTCTAACAATAGTCTTTCAGGAGAAATTCCCAAATCATTGGAGGCTCTCACCTATCTCAAGAACTTCAATGTCTCTGTAAATAATTTACAAGGAGAAATTCCTAGCAAAGGTcctttcaaaacattttttgcTCAATCTTTTTTGTTAAATCATGCATTGTGTGGTTTGTCAAGGCAAGGGGTTCCTCCTTGCAATGTTGACACCATCAAACGATCAAAAACACTAGTAATGAAATACATTTTGCCTTCAGTCCTGCCAATTTTAATGGTAGTGATTGTAACCTTTGTCTGCGTAAGGtgttattatagaaaaaaacatttttcagtTGATCGAGTCAATTCGTTACCTTTAGCAACATGGAGAAGAACATCATATCTGGAAATTCAACAAGCCACTGATGATTTTAGTGAGTGCAACTTGCTTGGTATTGGCAGCTTCGGTTCTGTATTCAAAGGAACACTTTTGGATGGAACTATAGTTGCAATAAAGGTTTTTAATTTGCAAGTAGAAAGAGTACTCAAAAGCTTTGATTCTGAATGTGAAGTATTACGCAACATTCGTCATCGAAATCTCATAAAAGTCTTAAGCAGCTGTTGTAACATTGATTTTAAGGCCTTGATACTCGAATTCATGCCCAATGGTAGTCTTGAGAAGTGGTTGTATTCTCACAACTATTTCCTAGATATACTACAAAGGTTGAACATAATGATAGATGTTGCATCGGCTCTTGAATATCTCCATCATGATTATTCAACACCAGTCATTCATTGTGATCTGAAGCCTCAGAATATCTTATTAGACGAGGATATGACTGCCCATGTTAGTGATTTCGGCATTGCCAAGCTCTTGGATGAAGGAGATTCGAAGACACGAACCCTTACATTAGCTACTATGGGGTATATGGCACCAG AGTATGGATCAATGGGGATTGTGTCCACAAGAGGAGATGTCTATAGTTTTGGGATTTTGCTGATGGAAACTTTCACAAGAAAGAAGCCCACAGATGAGATGTTTGCCGGAGAAATAAACTTAAAGAACTTGGTGGAGGCATCACTGCCTGATGCAGTTACTGAAGTTGTGGATGCGAATTTGTTAAGAAAAGAGAATGGTTTTGCAGCCAAAGTGAATTGCTTGTTAAGCATCATGAATTTGGCTTTGAATTGTTCCATAGAATCACCTGAACAGAGGATCAATATGCAAGATGCCGTGGCAAAACTCAAGAAGATCAAGTTGCAGTTTCAGCAAGATGTAAGAGGCACCTAA
- the LOC123200946 gene encoding dihydrolipoyllysine-residue succinyltransferase component of 2-oxoglutarate dehydrogenase complex 1, mitochondrial-like isoform X5 codes for MPAAQAFPLEKLMSALHAYQKNSQQKIFIEYIMLDKVNDEEPHAHQLGKLLETSQVVKIDVASPEAGVIKELVAKEGETMEPCFKIAIISKSGEGVAHVALLEKIPERAAPKPSLAERIEEEKPNPKVETAPVLEKQPKSPSLPPTKCSATEPQLPPKGRERWVPMTRLQKRVATTLKDSQNTFAMLTTFDEVDMHLFCGIG; via the exons ATGCCTGCAGCTCAAGCTTTTCCTCTGGAAAAACTTATGAGTGCACTTCATGCATATCAAAAGAATAG TcagcaaaaaatatttattgagtACATCATGCTGGATAAGGTGAATGATGAAGAGCCACATGCTCACCAGCTTGGCAAACTGCTAGAGACATCTCAAGTG GTAAAAATTGATGTTGCAAGTCCAGAAGCAGGTGTGATTAAAGAG CTTGTAGCCAAAGAAGGAGAGACTATGGAACCATGTTTCAAAATTGCTATCATTTCAAAGTCTGGTGAAGGTGTTGCTCATGTAGCTCTGTTGGAGAAAATACCAGAGAGGGCTGCTCCTAAGCCATCTCTTGCTGAAAGGATAGAAGAGGAGAAGCCAAATCCTAAAGTTGAAACAGCACCTGTCTTGGAGAAGCAGCCTAAATCACCGTCTCTGCCACCTACTAAGTGCTCTGCAACGGAGCCCCAGCTTCCGCCTAAGGGCAGGGAAAGATGG GTTCCTATGACAAGGCTACAGAAAAGGGTTGCTACAACATTGAAGGACTCTCAGAATACATTTGCAATGTTGACAACATTCGATGAAGTTGATAT
- the LOC123200946 gene encoding dihydrolipoyllysine-residue succinyltransferase component of 2-oxoglutarate dehydrogenase complex 1, mitochondrial-like isoform X2 translates to MPAAQAFPLEKLMSALHAYQKNSQQKIFIEYIMLDKVNDEEPHAHQLGKLLETSQVVKIDVASPEAGVIKELVAKEGETMEPCFKIAIISKSGEGVAHVALLEKIPERAAPKPSLAERIEEEKPNPKVETAPVLEKQPKSPSLPPTKCSATEPQLPPKGRERWVPMTRLQKRVATTLKDSQNTFAMLTTFDEVDMAWHLATSVSATSIAMVCNSG, encoded by the exons ATGCCTGCAGCTCAAGCTTTTCCTCTGGAAAAACTTATGAGTGCACTTCATGCATATCAAAAGAATAG TcagcaaaaaatatttattgagtACATCATGCTGGATAAGGTGAATGATGAAGAGCCACATGCTCACCAGCTTGGCAAACTGCTAGAGACATCTCAAGTG GTAAAAATTGATGTTGCAAGTCCAGAAGCAGGTGTGATTAAAGAG CTTGTAGCCAAAGAAGGAGAGACTATGGAACCATGTTTCAAAATTGCTATCATTTCAAAGTCTGGTGAAGGTGTTGCTCATGTAGCTCTGTTGGAGAAAATACCAGAGAGGGCTGCTCCTAAGCCATCTCTTGCTGAAAGGATAGAAGAGGAGAAGCCAAATCCTAAAGTTGAAACAGCACCTGTCTTGGAGAAGCAGCCTAAATCACCGTCTCTGCCACCTACTAAGTGCTCTGCAACGGAGCCCCAGCTTCCGCCTAAGGGCAGGGAAAGATGG GTTCCTATGACAAGGCTACAGAAAAGGGTTGCTACAACATTGAAGGACTCTCAGAATACATTTGCAATGTTGACAACATTCGATGAAGTTGATAT GGCATGGCATCTTGCTACGAGTGTTTCTGCAACATCAATTGCAATGGTTTGTAATTCAGGCTGA